In one window of Branchiostoma floridae strain S238N-H82 chromosome 14, Bfl_VNyyK, whole genome shotgun sequence DNA:
- the LOC118430050 gene encoding lysophosphatidic acid receptor 1-like codes for MVSQKKCVTATLLIFIATIRYVGISSALAVPDSCATKEQANDNTTISSGPTLANCSSENCDTIHATDGSDRGRNITSNGVTVLSSSEENSGLWSYAGICLGIWAVVANALPLAAIITQEQLHKPVYILMANLAASDVLTGLSTILATASRAYVVFNETTPSDVMLHIRLTALVLSGMSSAYSLMALTAERYWFIVHGMTYVNNVTNGKCKVVVVLVWVWSTLMAILPNFDWHCEGRFDPNCIPLGTGMSYNYAVVILVFVFIPMAAIILLNMCVLWCLWKHVNAIAAQEAAVGAEPSTSRKSAITVVLITVMFLVGWMPFAVRLSLFTQSDTKLTTMLICVLVNSSANPVIYGFRLREVRRGVVRLFRNANPAEN; via the coding sequence ATGGTGTCTCAAAAGAAGTGCGTTACAGCAACTCTTCTTATTTTCATCGCAACTATACGCTACGTTGGAATAAGCTCGGCTTTGGCTGTGCCGGACTCGTGCGCCACGAAGGAGCAAGCTAACGACAACACGACCATTTCTAGCGGCCCAACATTGGCGAACTGTTCATCTGAGAACTGCGATACAATTCATGCTACCGATGGATCTGATAGAGGAAGAAACATAACTTCCAATGGGGTAACAGTTTTGTCCTCAAGCGAAGAAAACTCCGGATTGTGGTCATACGCGGGTATATGTCTCGGCATCTGGGCGGTGGTTGCAAACGCCCTTCCGCTAGCAGCCATCATCACTCAAGAGCAGCTCCACAAGCCAGTCTACATTCTCATGGCTAATTTGGCGGCAAGCGATGTCTTGACCGGCTTGTCGACAATCCTTGCCACTGCTTCGCGTGCTTACGTCGTCTTCAATGAGACAACTCCCTCTGATGTCATGTTACACATCCGTCTGACCGCACTCGTGCTCTCAGGGATGTCCTCCGCCTACAGTCTGATGGCGCTGACGGCCGAGCGCTACTGGTTCATCGTGCACGGGATGACCTACGTCAACAACGTCACCAACGGCAAGTGCAAGGTCGTGGTGGTGCTGGTGTGGGTGTGGTCAACGCTGATGGCGATTCTGCCCAACTTCGACTGGCACTGCGAGGGGCGTTTTGACCCAAACTGCATCCCATTGGGAACGGGGATGTCCTACAACTACGCGGTGGTCATCCTGGTGTTCGTTTTCATCCCGATGGCGGCGATCATCCTCCTCAACATGTGCGTCCTGTGGTGTCTGTGGAAGCACGTGAACGCCATCGCTGCACAGGAAGCCGCCGTGGGTGCCGAGCCCAGCACCAGCCGTAAGTCCGCCATCACCGTCGTGCTCATCACCGTTATGTTCCTGGTGGGATGGATGCCGTTTGCTGTCAGGTTATCATTGTTTACCCAGTCCGACACCAAGCTGACAACAATGTTGATATGTGTTCTGGTCAACTCTTCCGCTAACCCAGTGATCTACGGGTTTCGTCTGAGGGAGGTTCGTCGCGGCGTTGTGCGGCTCTTCCGAAACGCTAATCCGGCGGAAAACTGA